In a genomic window of Alphaproteobacteria bacterium:
- the lpxB gene encoding lipid-A-disaccharide synthase, translated as MKLFFVAGENSGDNLAAGLIRELKTLKKESDVEVECLGVGGPLMKAAGMKILLPLDQISVIGIWEVIPKIPRLFKLFKAIAEEIIKQSPDAVITVDFPDFNFLLAKSLRKRGYKGKIIHYVAPSVWAWRKGRAKKLASFLDGLICLYPMEPEYFSPFDLKAAFVGHPIVETKVDNAEGLVFREANEIPQDKKTLGLFFGSRESEFNNISQNIKIAAAMVNDGLGDVRFIVPTLPATEYNIQVLLRDFDLPFRISSNQAFKWESFKACDVALAVSGTVALELAYAGVPHVVVYRTNPLTYLILRFMVKIKHVHLANILLDEAVVPEFIQSKCKPEEIAQTILDLFTKEELRNAQLEKFKQFRELIGASEQKKPSRKAAEFVLSIIEQRARKVSKQEMDNAQTPDKTQADFQTENKQEAG; from the coding sequence GTGAAACTTTTCTTTGTCGCAGGGGAAAATTCAGGCGATAACTTAGCAGCCGGCCTGATCCGTGAACTTAAGACTCTGAAAAAGGAGTCAGACGTAGAAGTTGAATGTCTTGGTGTTGGTGGCCCCTTGATGAAAGCGGCTGGCATGAAGATACTACTGCCACTTGATCAGATTTCGGTAATCGGGATATGGGAGGTTATCCCTAAAATCCCAAGACTGTTTAAACTTTTCAAGGCAATCGCCGAGGAAATTATCAAACAGTCGCCCGATGCAGTCATAACGGTTGATTTTCCCGATTTTAACTTTCTTTTGGCCAAATCTCTGAGAAAAAGAGGCTATAAAGGAAAAATTATCCATTATGTTGCGCCATCAGTCTGGGCCTGGAGAAAAGGCCGTGCAAAAAAACTGGCATCCTTTCTCGACGGCTTGATATGCCTTTACCCGATGGAACCGGAATATTTCAGTCCCTTTGATCTAAAAGCAGCCTTTGTCGGTCATCCTATAGTGGAAACCAAGGTAGATAATGCGGAGGGTCTTGTATTTCGGGAAGCGAATGAAATCCCTCAGGACAAGAAAACTCTTGGCCTCTTTTTTGGTAGCCGCGAAAGCGAATTCAATAATATCAGCCAAAACATAAAAATAGCCGCAGCCATGGTAAATGATGGATTGGGGGATGTACGATTTATTGTACCAACACTGCCTGCCACAGAATACAACATCCAGGTTTTACTGCGGGATTTTGACTTGCCTTTTCGCATCAGTTCCAACCAAGCATTTAAATGGGAATCTTTCAAGGCGTGCGACGTGGCCTTGGCCGTTTCAGGAACAGTTGCTCTGGAACTGGCTTATGCTGGAGTCCCGCATGTTGTGGTCTACAGAACGAACCCGCTTACCTATTTAATCCTAAGATTTATGGTAAAAATCAAGCACGTCCATCTTGCGAATATTCTGCTGGATGAGGCCGTTGTTCCTGAGTTTATTCAGTCTAAATGTAAACCAGAGGAAATCGCTCAGACAATTTTAGATCTTTTTACTAAGGAAGAACTCAGGAATGCACAACTTGAAAAATTTAAGCAGTTCAGGGAATTAATCGGCGCCTCCGAACAAAAAAAGCCTTCGCGTAAAGCCGCTGAATTTGTTCTGAGTATCATAGAGCAGCGTGCGCGAAAGGTATCCAAGCAAGAAATGGACAACGCACAGACGCCCGATAAAACGCAGGCCGACTTTCAGACTGAAAACAAACAGGAAGCCGGCTAA
- a CDS encoding citrate synthase, translated as MSESTKKEKTFTLTNDQTGEKYVLPVIDGTMGPSVIDVRKLYGDTGHFTFDPSFTSTGSCKSRITFIDGEEGILQHRGYNIQDLAEKSTYLEVAYLLLYGDLPNKEQKKQFEHNITYHTLLHEQMHFFYRGFRRDAHPMAVMCGVVAALSAFYHDSLDIWDPAQRELSAHRLIAKIGTLAAMTYKYSIGQPFMYPRNDLSYAENFLYMCFAVPAEPYKVNPVLAKAMEKIFILHADHEQNASTSTVRLAGSSQANPFACMAAGIACLWGPAHGGANQEVLEMLDEIGSKDRIPEYIKKAKDKDDPFRLMGFGHRVYKNFDPRAQVLKKSCDEVLDDLGVNDPRLELAMELERIALEDEYFIERKLFPNVDFYSGIILKAMGFPTSMFTVLFAVARTVGWIAQWKEMIEEPSLRIGRPRQLYSGPATRPYVDVEDRD; from the coding sequence TTACGAACGATCAGACGGGGGAAAAGTATGTTCTTCCTGTCATTGACGGGACGATGGGGCCGTCGGTCATAGATGTACGCAAACTTTACGGGGATACGGGGCATTTTACCTTCGATCCCAGCTTTACTTCTACTGGAAGCTGTAAATCCCGCATAACGTTCATCGACGGAGAGGAAGGCATTCTCCAACACCGTGGCTATAACATTCAAGACTTGGCGGAAAAATCGACCTATCTTGAAGTGGCCTATCTGCTTTTGTACGGAGATTTGCCCAATAAAGAGCAAAAGAAGCAGTTCGAGCACAACATTACCTATCACACGCTTTTGCACGAGCAGATGCATTTCTTCTACCGCGGGTTCCGGCGCGATGCCCACCCTATGGCCGTTATGTGCGGCGTGGTTGCGGCCCTTTCCGCGTTTTATCATGACTCGCTTGATATTTGGGATCCGGCACAACGTGAGCTTTCAGCGCACCGCTTGATCGCCAAGATCGGTACGCTAGCTGCGATGACCTACAAGTATTCCATCGGTCAACCGTTTATGTACCCGCGCAACGATCTCTCCTATGCGGAGAATTTTCTTTATATGTGTTTTGCGGTTCCTGCCGAGCCTTACAAGGTGAATCCGGTTCTTGCCAAGGCAATGGAAAAGATCTTTATTCTGCACGCCGATCATGAGCAGAATGCCTCGACCTCGACCGTGCGTCTGGCCGGGTCATCGCAAGCCAATCCCTTTGCCTGCATGGCGGCGGGTATTGCCTGCCTCTGGGGTCCGGCGCATGGCGGTGCCAATCAGGAAGTTCTTGAGATGCTCGATGAAATCGGGTCGAAGGACCGGATTCCCGAGTACATCAAAAAAGCCAAAGATAAGGATGACCCGTTCCGTCTTATGGGGTTCGGGCACCGCGTTTATAAAAACTTCGACCCACGGGCGCAGGTTCTCAAAAAATCCTGCGATGAAGTTCTTGATGACCTTGGGGTCAACGACCCGCGCCTGGAACTGGCTATGGAGTTGGAGCGTATAGCGCTTGAGGATGAGTATTTCATAGAGCGCAAGCTGTTTCCCAATGTGGATTTTTATTCCGGTATCATCCTCAAGGCCATGGGTTTCCCGACCAGTATGTTTACGGTTCTGTTCGCTGTGGCCCGCACCGTCGGCTGGATCGCGCAATGGAAAGAGATGATTGAGGAACCTTCGCTACGGATTGGTCGGCCGCGCCAGCTTTACAGCGGTCCTGCCACACGGCCTTACGTTGATGTAGAAGACAGGGATTAG